A window from Plasmodium gaboni strain SY75 chromosome 9, whole genome shotgun sequence encodes these proteins:
- a CDS encoding hypothetical protein (conserved Plasmodium protein, unknown function): MYIYIYIFFFFLFIITSCNNNNDDDHKNNNIKYYKINDKKNNKKRKNTSYNYTSSLNSSVSIYMDKDYEYLVHTSEKNNRIICVKKEYNDLIYYTHDNDCDPQNTFSFSFNSTFKFDEHFYMTYKKNKESFIEMNITPSLAIGSCINCLFLDEMNLLSIYGYTFIYNKSNEYEYKNYYKKIIDLYHNNNTEEYSNDSDVDKNTPVIVNMIKTDMDKIKKKKKNHNKKKKKQSLFDSYNYNKDHKYIDKYNKRIYRNSLGIAATTFGNIQNVLTKDKSIERNNIISNVESEPYNSYTNYHDIHLYYNNCQGNDNIQGNHKCDGNLSYQQDGSNSEENLPFYSYENSILKKFLKENSIHYAYDEIGKDKTVNPNVSGNSDIYNNSSIKMVDRFFMNLKVMEDNKKDEKKEHNHNNHNHHNNNMYDHNNESEKRIFDKLKNIIYKENECKIFKDDFNNNPKMWTNILFTNSFTNINILSHIDKYNGTYADLKYFSFQDTYKKKKLNDFLNITLDINNKEYFRNNNVYIIIANEEIKYINHLIFCSDIISIADPVITYIYNYDLRKSYEQIKNKYISEVQDNKVFLIKVFYYNQQILFFLIDYIVGMDDPMKLSIPFFYLVSQNYFTMYTHFFMKDNLIGWIRKSKILYVKTMNKIFSYIKESTHYTKKSYDVISIENKIISNIYLLYLTKNIFKYIIFARYNPLKNYSLHKDINFDSVLLNMISTFTNEELYDYTTYLKKITKKDMNKIKDKKKIKRMDIFEIFIIPSTNYIKFESILSKLFKALFDCGGKHISKLLKIAILRSHYDMLYNFNCYNFQLYSFLTNLLDLHEYFYEYADLSDLFKESQIILKQLIKLTLEEMNNLIPFNEDKYLIKYLIIILYFGNDMFCLDKENSVYIQLIHELRQLNIFHAIILAYLSGDKVGTLCTSIDINKEENNKIIYVKKNNVYKDKDIGSYKYDNVDYLTYDDDNSYVKYKCRGNCNKNDYAVSFIKKFDNKYFGDFHVTIRPSSEYTLGIILISFMASVVFIVGELHKSMKRIYVYRIFKNIFIKNYNHNITKYYTFWNSKLYAFEQYEPECVLLFNKYNLYEKYNLHKNKSILNSLKVSNNLNDLKEYKINLLDRNNQKDNINNNEELIKYFDMKKEKCLCNRNMINKSKGDFVVSQYLQIRYNFMNKIKKTNNKLYEKMLNYNFFNDPLDISYKTKKFQYEKLIDICKDMKFDKNSLCLFHKSRIILTYLYLLSPNPQFIFYVISPLVFIKPQKYCDEYDIPLVLNNMLKNRNFYKKNAQICINYAFAHFISSGDKTTNLVITAKISGTMVNISKHNLLLLLPLSKRVDILDYSKNNEYDIKEEILNEYFILGNPYTPINIIAYSFQEYDNIKKNPHITISGAFIKKYDEKYVTYNAITKIYDEKTQCTNNHSFQHKGKLLCFCDILSKHKNTNCLYPFCEKTKKFCYLNEECINGECLCIKGYSRHPMSSICEQNNECVLDPKNTCESPGKCVLAKNRYICLCPYPYVRILNNCLHPLKGIKIGLYIFNNFNNQFSNDEDDASKKERFYSNVFGSMSDYIKEAINDITKHDLKLRVHVKPIKKLKNAIKATVIINQRNNPNEPTPIEVFNIFLNQLSDSTSALNIGFFSYFARFTYIDYVESFSRNEHVIPFYQNYIKYIPIFLLKIFQGDSFNDISFIACVNFIILIGVTFLLLSYFIYLFVKLKFFQEQRVKAF; encoded by the exons atgtatatatatatatatatatttttttttttcctttttataataacatcatgcaataataataatgatgatgatcataagaataataatattaaatattacaagataaatgataagaaaaataataaaaaaagaaaaaatacTTCTTATAATTATACTTCGTCTTTGAATAGTAGTGTGTCTATATATATGGACAAGgattatgaatatttagTACATACTTctgaaaaaaataatagaaTAATATGTgttaaaaaagaatataatgATTTGATATATTACACTCATGATAACGATTGTGATCCTCAAAATACATTTAgcttttcttttaattctACATTTAAATTCGATGAGCATTTTTATATgacatataaaaaaaataaagaatcATTTATTGAAATGAATATTACACCTTCATTGGCTATAGGTTCATGCATTAATTGTTTGTTCCTTGATGAAATGAATCTTCTTAGTATTTATGgatatacatttatatataataagtccaatgaatatgaatataaaaattattataaaaaaattattgatttatatcataataataatacagAAGAATATTCCAACGATTCGGATGTCGATAAGAATACTCCTGTAATAGTTAATATGATAAAGACAGATATggataaaataaaaaaaaaaaaaaaaaatcataataaaaaaaaaaaaaaacaaagTCTTTTTGattcttataattataataaggatcataaatatatagacaaatataataaacgTATTTATCGTAATAGTTTAGGAATAGCTGCTACAACATTTGgaaatatacaaaatgtTTTAACAAAAGATAAATCGATagaaagaaataatattatttcaaaCGTTGAATCTGAACCTTATAATAGTTATACAAACTATCATGATAttcatttgtattataataattgtCAAGGAAATGATAACATTCAAGGTAATCATAAATGTGATGGAAATCTTTCCTATCAACAGGATGGTAGCAACTCTGAAGAGAATTTACCTTTTTATTCTTACGAAAATTCAATActaaaaaaatttttgaAAGAAAATAGTATCCATTATGCATATGACGAAATAGGTAAGGACAAAACCGTTAACCCTAACGTTAGTGGTAATTCGGatatatacaataataGTTCTATAAAAATGGTTGACAGGTTTTTTATGAACCTGAAGGTTATggaagataataaaaaagatgaaaaaaaagaacataatcataataatcacaatcatcataataataatatgtatgatcataataatgagagtgaaaaaagaatatttgataaattaaaaaatataatatataaagaaaatgaatgtaaaatatttaaagatGATTTCAACAATAACCCAAAAATGTGGAcaaatattctttttacAAACTCTTTTAcaaacataaatatattatctcATATTGATAAGTATAATGGAACATATGCTgatttaaaatatttttcttttcaggatacttataaaaaaaaaaagttaaaTGATTTTCTAAATATAACTCTAGATATAAACaataaagaatatttcagaaataataatgtatatataataatagcTAATGaggaaataaaatatattaaccatttaatattttgttctGATATTATATCTATTGCTGATCCTGTTATtacttatatttataattatgattTAAGAAAATCTTATGAgcaaataaaaaataaatatatatctgAAGTTCAAGATAATAAAGTATTTTTAATTAAGgttttttattataatcaacaaatattattctttCTAATAGATTATATTGTAGGAATGGATGACCCTATGAAATTATCAATACCATTCTTTTATCTTGTTTCTCAAAATTATTTCACTATGTATactcatttttttatgaagGATAATTTGATTGGATGGATACGTAAGAGTAAAATATTGTATGTCAAGACaatgaacaaaatattttcctACATAAAAGA GAGTACTCATTATACGAAAAAAAGCTATGATGTTATTTcaatagaaaataaaataatatccaatatatatttactttatcttacaaaaaatatttttaaatatataatattcgCAAGATATAATccattaaaaaattattcattacacaaagatattaattttgattctgttcttttaaatatgataaGTACATTTACAAATGAAGAGTTATATGATTATACAAcatatttaaagaaaattacaaaaaaagacatgaacaaaattaaagataaaaaaaaaataaaaagaatggatatatttgaaatatttattattccATCTActaattatataaaattcGAATCTATTTTATCAAAACTTTTTAAAGCATTATTTGATTGTGGTGGGAAACATATATCCAAGTTGTTAAAAATTGCAATACTTAGATCACATTATgatatgttatataattttaattgttataattttcaGCTATATAGCTTTCTCACCAATCTTTTAGATCTTcatgaatatttttatgagTATGCTGACTTAAGCGACTTATTTAAGGAAAGtcaaataattttgaaacaactg ATAAAGTTAACCCTTGAAGAGATGAATAATCTTATTCCCTTCAATGAAGACAAGtatttgataaaatatctcatcataatattatactTTGGAAATGAT aTGTTCTGCCtagataaagaaaattcAGTGTATATCCAATTAATTCACGAACTGAGACAACTTAATATTTTCCATGCTATAATTCTAGCATACCTATCTGGAGATAAAGTTGGCACTTTATGTACTAGTATTGACATAAACAAAGAAgagaataataaaataatatatgtaaagaaaaataatgtttataaagataaagatataggatcatataaatatgataatgTCGATTATCTTACttatgatgatgataatagttatgttaaatataaatgtagaggtaattgtaataaaaatgattatgctgtttcatttataaaaaaatttgataACAAATATTTTGGAGATTTCCATGTTACTATAAGACCATCTAGCGAATATACACTTGGAATAATTCTAATATCTTTTATGGCTTCTGTTGTTTTTATTGTTGGTGAATTACATAAATCTatgaaaagaatatatgtatatagaatatttaaaaatatttttataaaaaattataatcataatataacaaaatattataccTTTTGGAACAGCAAATTATATGCATTTGAACAATATGAACCTGAATGTgttcttttatttaataaatataatttatatgaaaaatataatttacataaaaataaatctatattgaattctttaaaagtatctaataatttaaatgattTAAAGGAATATAAAATCAATCTTTTAGATAGAAATAATCAgaaagataatataaataataatgaagaattaataaaatattttgatatgaaaaaggaaaaatgTTTATGTAATCGAAATATGATCAATAAATCAAAGGGTGATTTTGTTGTTAGTCaatatttacaaataagatataattttatgaataaaattaaaaaaacaaataataaattatatgaaaaaatgttaaattataatttttttaatgatCCTTTAGATATATCTTATAAAACCAAAAAATTTcaatatgaaaaattaattgATATATGTAAAGATATGAAGTTTGATAAAAACAGTTTATGTCTTTTTCATAAATCTAGaattatattaacatatttatatttattatctCCTAATCCACAATTCATATTCTATGTAATAAGTCCTTTAGTTTTTATTAAGCCACAAAAATATTGTGATGAATATGATATACCTTTAGTacttaataatatgttaaaaaatagaaatttttataaaaaaaacgcacaaatatgtattaattaTGCTTTTGCtcattttatatcatcTGGTGATAAAACAACTAATCTTGTCATTACTGCTAAGATAAGTGGAACTATGGTTAATATTAGTAAacataatttattattactattacCTCTTAGTAAAAGAGTTGATATATTAGATTATTCgaaaaataatgaatatgatataaaagaagaaatattaaatgaatattttattctaGGTAATCCATATACAcctattaatattattgcTTATAGTTTTCAagaatatgataatatcaaaaaaaatcCACATATAACTATATCAGGGGcattcataaaaaaatatgatgaaaaatatgtaaCCTATAATGCcataacaaaaatatatgatgaaaagACACAATGTACAAATAATCATTCCTTTCAACATAAAGGGAAATTATTATGCTTTTGTGATATTCTATctaaacataaaaatacTAATTGCTTATATCCATTCTGtgaaaaaacaaaaaaattttgttatttaaatgaagaatGTATAAATGGAGAATGTCTTTGTATTAAAGGATATTCAAGACATCCAATGAGTTCCATATGTGAGCAAAATAACGAATGTGTATTAGATCCTAAAAATACTTGCGAAAGTCCAGGGAAATGTGTACTAGCCaaaaatagatatatatgtttatgtCCTTATCCTTATGTAagaatattaaataattgTTTACATCCATTAAAGGGTATTAAAATAggattatatatttttaataattttaataatcAATTCTCAAATGACGAAGATGATGCTTCAAAAAAGGAGAGATTTTATTCAAACGTTTTTGGATCCATGTCAGACTACATAAAGGAAGCAATAAATGAc ATCACTAAACACGACTTAAAATTAAGAGTACATGTCAAACccataaaaaaattgaaaaacGCTATAAAGGCAACAGTAATAATTAACCAAAGAAATAATCCTAATGAGCCTACACCTATAGAAGTATTTAACATATTTCTAAATCAATTAAGTGATTCAACATCAGCTTTAAATATTGgatttttttcttattttgCACGCTTCACATATATAGATTATGTGGAATCTTTTTCTAGAAATGAGCATGTAATACCTTTTTACcagaattatataaaatatataccCATATTTCTCTTAAAAATTTTTCAAGGGGATTCATTTAAtgatatatcatttatagcttgtgttaattttataatactCATTGGAGTCACTTTTCTTTTActttcttattttatttatttatttgttaaGTTGAAGTTTTTCCAAGAACAAAGAGTCAAAGCTTTTTAA